In a single window of the Streptomyces sp. CGMCC 4.7035 genome:
- a CDS encoding amidohydrolase, whose protein sequence is MSRESEADHPGEAVLPGALPEALRAELVAFRRDLHMHPELGNQEFRTTAAIKARLEQAGLAPRVLDTGTGLLCDIGDWDGVRPMLALRADIDALPIPDTKSDCAYRSTVPDRAHACGHDVHTTVVLGAGLVLAQLHREGRLPRPVRLVFQAAEEVLPGGATDAIESGVLDGVGRIIAVHCDPKVDAGRIGLRHGPITSACDRLEVALDGAGGHTARPHLTTDLVVAAARVATEVPPLVARRVDARSGLAVTWGRIESGHACNVIPQHAELSGTVRCLDLDAWRQAPDLVHEAIDEIANLYKAKSEINYIRGVPPVVNDGAVTDLLRDAMAARRGAHCVEDTEQSLGGEDFSWYLEQVPGAMARLGVRRPGERGVRDLHQGDFDADEHAITVGVELFTAAVFLDAQRA, encoded by the coding sequence ATGTCCCGAGAGTCCGAGGCCGACCACCCCGGGGAAGCGGTGCTCCCCGGCGCGCTGCCCGAGGCGCTGCGCGCCGAGCTCGTCGCCTTCCGCCGCGACCTGCACATGCACCCGGAACTGGGCAACCAGGAGTTCCGTACGACCGCCGCGATCAAGGCCCGCCTGGAGCAGGCGGGACTGGCCCCACGCGTGCTCGACACCGGCACCGGGCTCCTCTGCGACATCGGCGACTGGGACGGCGTACGCCCCATGCTCGCGCTGCGCGCCGACATCGACGCGCTCCCCATCCCCGACACCAAGAGCGACTGCGCCTACCGCTCCACCGTGCCCGACCGCGCCCACGCCTGCGGCCATGACGTGCACACCACGGTCGTCCTCGGCGCCGGGCTCGTCCTCGCCCAGCTGCACCGCGAGGGGCGGCTGCCGCGGCCGGTGCGGCTGGTCTTCCAGGCCGCCGAGGAGGTTCTGCCGGGTGGGGCCACCGACGCCATCGAGTCCGGCGTCCTCGACGGGGTCGGGCGGATCATCGCCGTGCACTGCGACCCCAAGGTCGACGCGGGGCGCATCGGCTTGCGCCACGGCCCCATCACCTCCGCCTGCGACCGGCTTGAAGTCGCACTCGACGGCGCGGGCGGCCACACCGCGCGCCCTCACCTCACCACCGACCTCGTCGTCGCCGCCGCGCGCGTTGCCACCGAGGTGCCGCCCCTGGTCGCACGCCGCGTGGACGCCCGCAGCGGGCTCGCGGTGACCTGGGGGCGTATCGAGTCCGGGCACGCCTGCAACGTCATCCCGCAGCACGCCGAGCTCTCCGGGACCGTGCGCTGCCTGGACCTCGACGCCTGGCGGCAGGCGCCCGACCTCGTCCACGAGGCGATCGACGAGATCGCGAACCTCTACAAGGCGAAGTCCGAGATCAACTACATCCGTGGGGTGCCGCCCGTCGTCAATGACGGCGCCGTCACCGACCTGCTGCGCGACGCCATGGCAGCGCGCCGCGGCGCGCACTGCGTCGAGGACACCGAGCAGAGCCTCGGCGGCGAGGACTTCTCCTGGTATCTGGAGCAGGTGCCCGGCGCGATGGCCCGCCTCGGCGTCCGCCGCCCCGGCGAGCGCGGCGTCCGCGACCTGCACCAGGGCGACTTCGACGCGGACGAGCATGCCATCACGGTCGGCGTGGAGTTGTTCACAGCCGCTGTCTTCCTGGACGCGCAGCGGGCGTGA